AAGATAACCATCTACCCGTTCAGAATCGATCAAACTGTCATTCCCAAGATACTTATAAGTGACATCCACTCCTTCACAGACTACATCAGTAGACACATGCTCCACTTGCACGGAAGTGAAATACCATTTGTGTGATGAGGCATCGATATTGACTTCATGATTTACATTTAACGTACCTGCAAAGTTATAATCCGGTGTCAGAGCACATGTATGTGAAATAATGACTGGATAGTGCCCTTTCCACTTGACATCTTTACCGTCTTTCGACTCTCCTGTCTCATACGAAACAGAATCATAACTGGTGGGGCCTACCTGTAAATTGTAAGGAGTTATTTCGTTAAAACCATCCCTGAAAACCTGACCCTGTATAGTTCCACTATAGACATCATTAGTCACATCATGTATCAGGTCCGGATATGCATCATCTGTCCAGACATCGACATCGTTGTAGACCCAGTTACTGTAAACCTCATCTGTGAAATTGGAGACCGAGACGACTATCCGGGAATTGTTCTCAACTTCTTCTATGCTGGTGTTCGCATCCATCATGGACTCGTTGATCCCGTCTGAAACACTCATATTGAATGTGTCACCATCTGACAGGTTATCATAGGTGGTGCTCAGGTTGCTTCCCTTTTTCTCCTCATAGGAACTTGTGTCCTGTTTGATATCATTGTAGAGCACCTTTCCGCTGTAATAGGTAGTATATGTGAGAGCCCATGGGTCCACGGAATCGAAGACTCGTTTCTGGGTATAGAGTGTACCTGCGTTCACCGAGGAAGTGAGCGAGGGTCCTGTAACGATGTTAAGAGGACCATTCAGGTAGTGCTGCCACGGGCCATAGGTGAATGTTCTGATATTGGTTGCTCCGAGCACGATATCCGATGTTGTGCCACTGCTTAAGGCCCGCTCGTACTCGGATGTCAGCTCTGCAAGCAGGGGTTCCCTGGAAGTTATCACCGTCGACACATCCATGCTGCGGTTGTAACTTTCACCTGTACTCAGGTCAACAAGCGTATAGTTCAGGTTATCAATGGACATAGTATAGTAGAGAATATAATCCGTGTCATCACCTGCAGAACGCTCGATCTCACGCTTCAACGTGCCGTTGATAGTACCAATCTTAATTCTGGAAGCGGATATGTTCTGCTCCACATTTATCGCATAGTTATTGAAAGTATGCAGATTCCCCTGATAATTATCCTCTAGGAATTCATTGAAGTGTGAAGCTGCAATATCCTTCAGTGGATTGCTGCCTACATGGAACCAGTTGGTGGCCTTGGTCTCATCCCCATACATGAAGATTAGGTAAGCATACCCATCCTCTGCATTCTCTGGTATGGTTATCTCTTCTTCGAACTTTGAACTGGTCCAGAAAGAATGTGATTCATCATAGGAGATATTCTGGTACTCTATCCCTGAAGGACCCTTCACGATCAAAGCCCGTGGTTTGTCGGCAAACACGCAGTATATGGCTTCAAAGACATTGGAAGGCAATTTCACATCAACAACTAAACTGCTTCCTGGCTCAACATCCCTTGTAGCAGGATCAGCAGAGAAACCATCATCACCCCATTCCTCATAGGCTGCGTCTTCAGACTTGATAACAGGATGTTCTCCCTGCCATTGCAAGGCTTCCATACCTGCATAGTTCAGACATCTTGAAAGATCGGCAGCAGCCATATCGGCGGCTGTTTTTCCCATATCGGTGCCATCTGTCTCGTATATGGTCTCTGCAAGCTCATAATCGGTTTTTGCCATATTGAAAGAAACAAAGACAGAGGACAGAAGTACGAAGACTCCGATCACCGCAAAAGGAATATAGGCTCTGGTATCCTGAAAAAATGAAGCTGTTGTTTTTCCTTTTCCGGGCATCACGATCATACCTTTTTACTTAATTAAGTTTTGAAGGAGTCAGGGAAAGAGAATATTTAAACATTGTTATTTTGTTCTAATATTAAACAAAAAAATAAAAATAAGATATAAACAAGCTGTGATGATTTAATAAATATGTCAGCGAAAAACTATCAACGAATATACTGATGGAAACAGAACTAATCGAAAATCTAAAATAGGCCACCTTATACTATCCAAGCAAAACTGTGAATGTATCATAATTATCAAGAATCCAATAATTATTCTATCAGGTTGATCTATAATGAAGATAAGCAGGCCACGTGGCACAAGGGATTTCCTTCCGGAAGATACCAGGCGAAGAAGGAATGTAGAGAACATATTGCGCAATGTCGTCAGGAACTGGGGATTTTCAGAGATAATCACTCCAACCTTTGAGAAGCTGGATCTCTTTACCTTAAAGTCAGGAGAAGGGATTGTAGGAGAGCTCTATAATTTCACAGACAAAGGAGATAGGGAGATGACCTTGCGTCCGGAACTCACGGCTCCTGTAATGAGGATGTATGTCAATGAGATGCAGGCAAACCAGCGGCCTCTCAAACTTTTCTATTTCGAGAACTGTTTCAGGTATGAACGGCCGCAAAAGGGTCGCTTCAGGGAATTCTGGCAGTTCGGCGTGGAGCTGATCGGCAGCAATAAACCAGATGCAGATGCGGAAGTAATAGCCCTTGCAAGCGAGATGCTCAGTGCAGTAGGCATTAAAGGTAGTCTTCATGTGAACCATCTTGGTGTGATCAGAAATCTTCTGAGCATCCTCGAACCCGAGCATCAAAGCAAAATAATGAGACTTGTGGACAAGAAAGATGACACCGGACTTGTGGACTACCTGGAAGACATAGACGCTCCCGGGCATCTGCGTCTTGAACTCATGGAACTGATATCCCTTACAGGAGATGAAGCCATTGAAAGGGCACGCCAGATTGTAGGAGACATACCCGAACTCGATGAATACCAGGAACTACTGGACCTGCTCGATGCCTACGGTGTGGAATATATCATAGACTTCGGCATTGCAAGAGGTCTGGATTACTATACAGGAATGGTCTTCGAGATTTATGCAGAGGGTCTCGGTGCACAGAACCAGGTCTGTGGAGGCGGATCCTACCAGCTCATCAAACTATTCGGAGGAGGAGACGTTCCATCCACAGGTTTCGGGCTTGGTTTTGACAGGATAATGGAAGTATGTGAAATCGAGCCGGATGATGAAAAGCCGGTTGTTATCATAGCCAAGGATTCTACACGTCTGGAAGCAGTCAAAGTTGCCACCAGATTACGTGAGCATATGCCTGTGTATGTTGACCTGATGAAACGAAACTTCAAAGCCCAATTCTCCTATGCGAACAATATCGGTGCCCACCATGTAGTGATAATCGGCGAGAATGAAGTAGAGGCCGGAAAAGTGACCCTCAAGGATATGGACAGTGGTGAACAGGAGCTTCTGGAACTCGAAGAAGTCATACAGAGAATAGGCAACTGAGCAGGATAAAATGGTGCAGGGCCAGAAGAAAAATATTCGAGACAATATTATTTGTGATGAGCAGGCTGCGGATGCCCTGCCAATGAGATTCACAGCCGCCGCCATCATACTTCTTGTTCTTACTTTCCTTTCAGGAACAGCCTTTTCCGGTATCATGGAAAAAAAGAGCCTCCATGATGCTGAAGCGGTGGTTTCGACCATCGAATCGAATGCTGAAATGATTTCCGCAAACGGTGCGGGCAACCGGATCACACTCGATATAGACGTACCTGAAAAGGTGACTCTGGTATTGGGCGCAGTTCCGGGCAGGGAAGATAAATGGCCCGGAGATGCACGGAACTATTATATAATAACCGACAGCAAGCAATTAATGGGAGAATCCCCGGCTGCGTATTCCAATGAGTATCTTAACGGCACGGCAGTCTTTGGTCCAGGAAATCACAGGATCGTTTTAGAAAGTGTTAAAAGGACCACTGACAATAGAATTTTTGTGAAGATATATGAAAATTAGAGAGAAGAACACAATTTTATCGTGCAATAGTCTTCCATACAACAATTTTCAATACTTCAGAAATAATGACAGAGCATGGATCGACCTGATCCTTTCAAAGACTGCCCTGATCTTTGCAAGCATCATCATACTGGCTGCACTTTATCACCTGAGCGCAGATTTCCAGCAGGCTGATAAACAAAGGCAACTTGACGCAATCGCGCAGGACTTCAGATCTGCAATCGATTCGGCAGGTCAGAGCCCCCATGGCACATCATCTTCAAATATCAGTTATTCTTTTGACGCTTACGGACCGGAAGGACAGTTCACCGGCCAGCTGGATGCATGGGTATCGGGTGAATATGTAGGCATTTCATATGGAGAGAACAACAGAACCATATATGCCGTAAAACCGCTTACTTACAAAACTCTGCCATACAATGAAACTATAATGCGTAACAAACTTCTTAACCGATTTTCAGCCAGCGGAGAATTGGCAGATCCCATAGTATCACCATTCAATTACCTGAATGTTTCAGACTTTCTCACAACTCTCGGAACAAAAGAAAAAAATTTAAATACAAGCACAAAAGTTCACATTGTTAAGACATTGATACATGTCCAAAATGGAACAGAGGTCAGAGAACTTGAGTATGTGCTTGTTTATCAATAACGATGACGCCTTTCTGGAACCACACAACGACATAATATCAACAGCTCTGGTCGTTATCGGGTTTGTCGTGTTTGCGGCCATTGTTTCACAGACGTACCTCACCTTTGATGACAACTCGTATGCACTTGAGAACTACAAACAGGCTTCCATGATAGCAAAAGACATAGCAGAGTATCCCGGGATACAGGGAAGCCGTACAGACCTTATTTCCGCAGATGCACTGGATCATATATGTGTTCCGGTAAAAGATCATCAAATGCATGAGATGTTCTTCCAGCGTTTTTCCTCAAATCTTGATTTTTATGTAGAGGTTGCTACCAATGATGGAAACTACCAATGGACAATTCAACAAGGCAGCAGTGGAAGCAGTCATCGGGACATAATTGCAGCATCCGTTCCTGTGGTAATCGAACTTGGCAATAGTGCCAACTGCGTACCCGGCACTCTCACAGTAAGGATGTGGAAGAACAGCTGGATATAACTATAAGAGAAAAGAGGAAATTTAAATGAGATCCATTCAGGATGAAAAAGCATTCTCGTCAAGCCTTGATTCCATTTTCTTTCTCATACTCATTTCAATATCTGCAGTTATCCTTATGCCGTCACTCATGGCAGAGGAACAATACAGGTCAGCAGGATATGTGTCTGCACAGGATATGGATACCCACCTGCTTGGTACGATTTTGAGCACCAGGACAGACGAATTCGAATACACACTCAAACCAACAGAGATCGCAGGCCTTAATGTGACATTTCCAGAGGGGTCCATGCTAGAAAGCTCCGAAGAGACACTTTATGGAAGGGAACAGAAACACAGGACATTTGCTGATATCATAGCCGAGGACCTGGTCCTTGGAATTACATTTGAGAACAACAGCAATACCGTATATCTCAATCCAATGGCAAAGATCCATCCTGTAAGTACGGAAGATTCGATTGAAGAATTCCTTGATTCCATGATAGGTGAACGTTACAAATACAGATTCGAAGCGCGCTGGCATCTGGTCAGCGGATATGGAATCGGAAGCGAGATCGAAATAGGAGATGCAGCTCCTGTTGATTCGTTCCGGCAGCGTGCCAAAGTATCACTACCTCTGGGCTATTCACCTTCAAGGGAAGAGTTCTTTGACTCCATGAACAATTCTGCCCTCTTGGCTGCTGCCAGTTCACCTGACCCTTCAAAGGAGATACATGACGGATACAACCATAGCATCGAAACCGCCTCCCGGGGAGCAGCAGAGGCAATAACGACAATTATCTTCCCTGCGGAGTATCTGGAAAGTCTCAATACCACGGACGTCAGCCTCAAAGGTGAACAATTGTCCCTTATATCGAGTCCCGACAACATGGACATTGCAAACCCTGAACTTGTTATTGCTTTGCACAGCATCAACTACACAACAAACGAAGTATTTGGCCTTAATAAATCAATTCCTCTTGAAAGCGAAAGTATGTCGCTAAATCTTGTAAACGAGATAAATGACGAACTGGTAGATTCGAATAATGATATGATATCCGCATACCTGAAAGAGAACATGTCCGACGAGATAGACCAGACTGTTGCAAGCATTATCAATGCTACAGACAACGATACAAAAATAGCATTACATGAAGAACAGATGGAATCTGTCTACGGAAGGGTCAATCAGGGAGGAGCGGATATTATCCTGTATTTGTGGCAATAAAGTTCTCTTTTATCGATCAGACACAGCAATGTCCTTCAATCACAACATATATATTTGATAATGCTTTTTGTAGAGAACACTTCGCCAATCATAGAACTGACTGCCGTACGATCAAGGTTCTCCTGTTCGTTCAAACAGCCTGGAAGAGTACGGTCAACTATAAACTAATAAATCAAATATCATAATTATCAGGAGGAATTGCATGGCAAAGATGCACACCCGGAGAAAAGGACAAGCCGGGTCAACAAGACCACTTCGCAGTGAACCACCTGCATGGTCCACTATGAGTGAAGAGGAAGTAACAGATGTCGTTATCGACCTGTGGAAGCAGGGAATAAGTACCAGTGAGATAGGAATGATACTCAGGGACAAATACGGTGTGCCTGATGTCAAACTCGTAACCGGCAAGAAGATCACCGGTATTCTCAAGGAGAAGAATGAAGCACCTGCAGTACCAGAAGACCTCTACAACCTCATTGTAAAGGCTATCGGGATCAGGAAGCACATTAAGGAAAACAAGAAGGACGTTCACAACAAGCGTTCACTCCAGAATACCGAATCCAAGATCAGAAGGCTTGTTAAGTACTACCAGTCCACAAAGGTCCTGCCTGCAGACTGGAGATACAAGCCAGAGACAGCAGAAATGCTGCTCACAAGATAATCAAAATACTACATATTTCTCAGGGCCTGGCAACTGTCCAGATCCTGTATCTTTTTTATTTTACGGCCTAATAATAGTATAAATACTCTATTTTTATACTGAATCTTTTTCTGAACCAATAAGGCAAGATATAAATTGTTATAAAGAGCATATAATACTCCATGAAAGCTATCGTTCTTGCAGCCGGAGAAGGGAGAAGGTGCAGGCCACTGACACTTACCAGGTCAAAGGTAATGCTACCCGTGGCAAACAAACCGATTTTGGAACATGTAATAAACGCTCTTGCAAAAAACGATGTCAAAGATATAGTCCTGATAGTCGGATATGAAAAGGAACGTATCATGGACTATTTTGAGGATGGAATCGATTTCGGGGTAAAGATACAATATATCGAGCAGAAGGCTCAGATAGGTACGGCCCATGCGGTACTGCAGGCCAGGAGAACGATAGGCGAGGAAGATCAGGCTTTTCTGGTTGTGAACGGGGATAATATCATCGAAGCTGAAACCATCAGTGACCTCATAAAGGGTTCAAGCGGGGATGCGACAGTACTTGCATGCAAAAAGGAAGATGCAACCGGATACGGCGTTATTGTTGCAGAGGGGCAGAATGTCAGGAAGATCGTAGAAAAACCCCAATCGATGGTAAGTCACCTCATCAATACTGGTACCTACCTTTTCAAACCTCAGATATTCGATGTGATAGAAAGAACACCACTTGCACCAAGCGGAGAATATGCCATAACCGATACGCTTCAGATAATGATCGATGAGGGAATGAAGGTCACAATGACAACAACATTTTCTGACTGGCTTGATGCAGCCTATTCATGGGATCTTCTCAAAGCCAATCCGATTGTTCTCGGAGAATTCGAAACCGATCTGAAAGAGGGGACGGTAGAAGAAGGGGCAGTGATAAAAGGAAATGTATCCATCGGAGCAAACACGACCATACGTTCAGGATGCTACATCGTGGGTCCTGTGATAATAGGGGATAATTGCGACATTGGTCCGAATGTGGTCATACTGCCTTCCACGAGTATAGGGAATAATGTATCCATTGCTTCCTTTACCACGATACAGAACAGTATAATCATGAATGATGGCAGGATAAGTACACATTCCATGATCTCAAACTCGATAATAGGAAGTAATACAGCCATTGGATCACATTTTATCACAGAAGAAAAGGAAAAGATGTTGATAGAGGTCGAAGGAGGGCTCTATTCAACCGACAGGCTGGGAACAATTATAGGTGATGACGCCGAAATTGGCAGTGATGTACTTGTGAAAGCAGGGATGATGATCGGTCCGAACTGTCGGGTCAATTCCGGGAAGGTTGTGACAGAAGCACTTCCGGTAAATTCAATTGTTATTTGAGGTGAGGGGGATATGTGTGGAATTGTAGGGTACGTGGGCAGAGAACCTGCCGCACCCGTTTTAATAGAGTCGCTTAAAAGGCTCGAGTACAGAGGATATGATTCTGCGGGGATAACCGTTCTTAACAAATCTCTTGAAACTTACAAGACCGTCGGTAAGATTGCGGATCTTGAGTCTATCCTTCCGGAAGAGATTGTTGCAAATGTGGGAATCGGCCATACAAGATGGGCCACCCATGGAAAACCGGAAACCAGAAATGCGCATCCGCATATGTCATCCAGTATATCGGTAGTGCATAACGGAATCATTGAGAACTATCTTCAGCTCAAGGAAAAGCTCATAGATCTTGGCTATGTCTTTGAATCGGATACTGATACCGAAGTCATTGCACATATGCTGAACTACAAGATGTATAACGGAAAGAAAAAGATCGATCTGCTGACGGCTATCCGTGAAACAACAAGAGAGCTTGAGGGTTCTTTTGCAATAGCAGCTCTATGCTCAGACGAAAAAGGCTGCCTTGTGTTTGCCCGCAAGAACAGTCCCCTGGTACTTGGAATCGGTGATGACGGATATTATGCGGCCTCTGATGTGACGGCTTTTCTGAAATATACCAAGAAAGTGATCTATGTTGATGATCACGAGATCGGTGCTGTTCGACCGGATTGCATAGAGATATTCGATCCGAAAGGCAATCTCGTATCCAAGGAGACTCATACCATTGAGTGGGATCTGGAAGCGGCTGAGAAGGCAGGGTATGACCATTTCATGTTAAAGGAGATACATGAACAGCCGACAGCTATCCAGAAGACTTTTGCAGGAAAGCTCATGGAGCTCGAAGGTACTATCAAAATGGATGAGCTGTACCTCACACCCGAACAGATCAAACACCTGCGCAGAGCTACAATCATCGCCTGCGGAACATCCTGGAATGCAGGAATACTCGGAAAATACCTTTTTGAGAAACTCGCCGGCATACACACGGATATCGAGACAGCATCGGAATTCAGGTACGGCAATCCCGTGCTGTGCGGTGAGGAACTGACAATTGCCATTACACAGTCAGGAGAGACTGCAGACACCCTGGCAGCCGTGAGAAGCTCACAATCCTACGGATGCAGGACCGTTGCCATTACCAACGTTGTCGGAAGTACCATTACCAGAGAATCCAGCAGCGTGGTCTATACACGGGCAGGGCCGGAGATAGGAGTTGCTGCAACAAAGACATTCACTGCACAGCTTATCACACTTTACATGCTTGCCATTTATCTGGGAAGGGTAAGGGGAGTACTGTCCGCCGAAGAGGCAAAGAACCTGATAGTCAACATAAAGCGTCTTCCGGGACAGATACAGAAGATCCTGAACAGAAAAGATAAGATAAAAGAATGTGCGGAGCAGTTTGCCGACAAGAGGGATTATTTCTTTATCGGGCGTTACCTGAACTTCCCCATTGCACTGGAAGGTGCGCTGAAGCTTAAGGAAATATCATACATACATGCTGAAGGATATGCTGCTGGTGAGCTCAAACACGGACCGCTTGCCCTGCTTACCGATGAGACTCCGGTTGTGGCCATTGCCACCAAGGGTCACACCTATGACAAAATACTCAGCAATATCAAGGAAGTAAAGGCCCGGGATGCAACCGTGATAGCAGTTGCAAACGAGGATGATACCGAGATCGAGAAATACGTGGATGAAGTGCTCAGGATCCCTCAGTCACACGAGATGACGGCACCGATACTTACTTCGGTGGTACTACAACTTCTCGCATACTATACGGCACTTGCCAATGATTGCTCTATCGACAAACCCAGAAACCTTGCAAAAAGCGTGACAGTGGAGTGAGCATCACTAATGAAAATCAATTACAGAGGCATTAAATGAAACTGTTCGGTTCATCAGGCATAAGAGGAATAGCTAACAGGGACATAACCGTGGACCTTGCCCTGAAAGTCGGGCTTGCACTTGGAAAGTCAAAGAAGACAGCTGTCATAGGAAGGGACCCAAGGGTTGCAGGTGAGATGATAGAGCATGCGCTTATCTCAGGTCTGGTTTCTGCTGGTTGCGATGTTGTCCGTGTCGGACTTGTGACAACACCCACGCTTGCATATTCAGCAAGGCATTATGATTGCGGAGTCATGATAACGGCATCCCACAACCCTGCAGAATACGTCGGGATTAAACTATGGAACCCTGACGGTATGGCCTTTGACTCACAGCAACAGGAAGAAATAGAGTCTATAATCGAAAAGGAAGATTTCAAACACGTTCAATGGGACAATGTCGGTGAGATAGGTTCCTACGACGGTGCCGTACGGGACCATACCGATATGATCCTTAAAAACTCAGGAAAATCATCC
The window above is part of the Methanolobus zinderi genome. Proteins encoded here:
- the hisS gene encoding histidine--tRNA ligase — encoded protein: MKISRPRGTRDFLPEDTRRRRNVENILRNVVRNWGFSEIITPTFEKLDLFTLKSGEGIVGELYNFTDKGDREMTLRPELTAPVMRMYVNEMQANQRPLKLFYFENCFRYERPQKGRFREFWQFGVELIGSNKPDADAEVIALASEMLSAVGIKGSLHVNHLGVIRNLLSILEPEHQSKIMRLVDKKDDTGLVDYLEDIDAPGHLRLELMELISLTGDEAIERARQIVGDIPELDEYQELLDLLDAYGVEYIIDFGIARGLDYYTGMVFEIYAEGLGAQNQVCGGGSYQLIKLFGGGDVPSTGFGLGFDRIMEVCEIEPDDEKPVVIIAKDSTRLEAVKVATRLREHMPVYVDLMKRNFKAQFSYANNIGAHHVVIIGENEVEAGKVTLKDMDSGEQELLELEEVIQRIGN
- a CDS encoding DUF7284 family protein; protein product: MRSIQDEKAFSSSLDSIFFLILISISAVILMPSLMAEEQYRSAGYVSAQDMDTHLLGTILSTRTDEFEYTLKPTEIAGLNVTFPEGSMLESSEETLYGREQKHRTFADIIAEDLVLGITFENNSNTVYLNPMAKIHPVSTEDSIEEFLDSMIGERYKYRFEARWHLVSGYGIGSEIEIGDAAPVDSFRQRAKVSLPLGYSPSREEFFDSMNNSALLAAASSPDPSKEIHDGYNHSIETASRGAAEAITTIIFPAEYLESLNTTDVSLKGEQLSLISSPDNMDIANPELVIALHSINYTTNEVFGLNKSIPLESESMSLNLVNEINDELVDSNNDMISAYLKENMSDEIDQTVASIINATDNDTKIALHEEQMESVYGRVNQGGADIILYLWQ
- a CDS encoding 30S ribosomal protein S15; this translates as MAKMHTRRKGQAGSTRPLRSEPPAWSTMSEEEVTDVVIDLWKQGISTSEIGMILRDKYGVPDVKLVTGKKITGILKEKNEAPAVPEDLYNLIVKAIGIRKHIKENKKDVHNKRSLQNTESKIRRLVKYYQSTKVLPADWRYKPETAEMLLTR
- the glmU gene encoding bifunctional sugar-1-phosphate nucleotidylyltransferase/acetyltransferase, which translates into the protein MKAIVLAAGEGRRCRPLTLTRSKVMLPVANKPILEHVINALAKNDVKDIVLIVGYEKERIMDYFEDGIDFGVKIQYIEQKAQIGTAHAVLQARRTIGEEDQAFLVVNGDNIIEAETISDLIKGSSGDATVLACKKEDATGYGVIVAEGQNVRKIVEKPQSMVSHLINTGTYLFKPQIFDVIERTPLAPSGEYAITDTLQIMIDEGMKVTMTTTFSDWLDAAYSWDLLKANPIVLGEFETDLKEGTVEEGAVIKGNVSIGANTTIRSGCYIVGPVIIGDNCDIGPNVVILPSTSIGNNVSIASFTTIQNSIIMNDGRISTHSMISNSIIGSNTAIGSHFITEEKEKMLIEVEGGLYSTDRLGTIIGDDAEIGSDVLVKAGMMIGPNCRVNSGKVVTEALPVNSIVI
- the glmS gene encoding glutamine--fructose-6-phosphate transaminase (isomerizing), giving the protein MCGIVGYVGREPAAPVLIESLKRLEYRGYDSAGITVLNKSLETYKTVGKIADLESILPEEIVANVGIGHTRWATHGKPETRNAHPHMSSSISVVHNGIIENYLQLKEKLIDLGYVFESDTDTEVIAHMLNYKMYNGKKKIDLLTAIRETTRELEGSFAIAALCSDEKGCLVFARKNSPLVLGIGDDGYYAASDVTAFLKYTKKVIYVDDHEIGAVRPDCIEIFDPKGNLVSKETHTIEWDLEAAEKAGYDHFMLKEIHEQPTAIQKTFAGKLMELEGTIKMDELYLTPEQIKHLRRATIIACGTSWNAGILGKYLFEKLAGIHTDIETASEFRYGNPVLCGEELTIAITQSGETADTLAAVRSSQSYGCRTVAITNVVGSTITRESSSVVYTRAGPEIGVAATKTFTAQLITLYMLAIYLGRVRGVLSAEEAKNLIVNIKRLPGQIQKILNRKDKIKECAEQFADKRDYFFIGRYLNFPIALEGALKLKEISYIHAEGYAAGELKHGPLALLTDETPVVAIATKGHTYDKILSNIKEVKARDATVIAVANEDDTEIEKYVDEVLRIPQSHEMTAPILTSVVLQLLAYYTALANDCSIDKPRNLAKSVTVE